The genomic DNA GTCATTGGTTTTACAGTGAggctggaggtcagaggtcaaacccACACTGACTTCCTACACTAACGCTCATGTCCGATTCGGAACAAATCTCCATTCAGAAATGATGTGATTTAGTTTTTGCGAACTTAAAAGCAGAAGGCGTTTCACCGCAGAACATAAGTGACGACAGTTCCGACGTCACAAGACTCTTCTGTTCCATTCGGCTCATAACACGTCcttgaattacatttaaataaaagaagaataGTGGAAATAGTTGTAGTCAAATATTCATAAAGAAATCGTCCATGTTAAGTTCTGAACCCTCCTCTCTCTGACGGTcacatatgaatatgaatatatatggtAACTTCTGCACTAACTGCTGTACTCTGTGTCGCCTCAGTGAGGCGCTCTAACAGCGGCcactgttttaattgttttaattgtttctcTTCCTCAGGAGGAAGAATGTCCACCTCTCGTCCTCCTGACCCCTCGTCTCTCTCAGCCGACCTCGGAGCTCAGTACATCACTGCTACAGCAGCCTATGCTAAGTCACACAGCAGGTAccacgcacgcgcgcgcgcacgcacacagagacacacacacacacacacgcacgcacgcacgcacgcacacacacacacacacacacaggagttgttgatccactgctgcctccatcactaagttctaatgtctgattttaatgaaatatttcatttagacttaactcagtgacacaaagtgaccacacgaggcagcagaggaccagcagctaaaatcactggttttctctatgagcttcgttgtgtgtgtgtgtgtgtgtgtgtgtgtgtctgtgtgtgagagagaggatgaTGAGACTTTTGTTAGAAACTCTTACAGTCAAActttaaaaccttttattttgaaggtcttgactgtgtgtgtgtctctgtgtctctgtgtctgtgtgtgtgtgtctgtgtgtctgtgtgtctgtgtctgtgtgtgtgtgtctctctgtgtgtgtctctctctgtgtgtgtgtgtttgtctctgtgtgtgtgtgtctctctgtgtgtgtctctttctgtgtgtgtgtgtgtgtgtgtgtgtgtgtgtgtgtgtggctctctctgtgtgtgtgtgtgtgtctgtgtgtgtctctgtgtgtgtgtgtgtgtgtctctctgtgtgtctgtgtgtgtgtgtctctctgtgtgtgtgtgtctgtgtgtgtgtgtgtgtctctctgtgtgtgtctgtgtgagtgtgtgtctctgtgtgtgtgtgtgtgtctgtgtgtatgtgtgtgtctgtgtgtgtctgtgtgtctctctgtgtgtgtgtgtgtgtgtgtgtgtctctctctgtgtgtgtttgtgtgtctgtgtctgtgtgtgtgtgtgtgtgtgtgtctctctgtgtctgtgtgtgtgtctgtgtctgtgtctgtgtgtctctgtgtgtgtgtgtgtgtgtgtctctctctgtgtgtgtgtgtgtgtgtgtctctctgtgtgtgtgtgtgtgtgtgtctgtgtgtgtgtctgtgtgtgtctgtgtgtgtgtgtgtgtctgtgtgtctctgtgtgtgtgtgtgtgtgtgtgtgtgtctctctctgtgtgtgtgtgtgtgtgtgtgtgtgtctctctgtgtgtagcTTGTACTCGGAGCTCCTCTCCTCTGGCCTCCTGCAGCCTCTCATCGCTCCAGTTGAAGGTCTGAACGACAAAGTCGACAGCGAGAACTTTGTGACACCACATGGAATGAGCAGTGTGGTCAAACACTTCCTGTCCCAGTCGGGTAAGGCCCACCCACCTGtctgtcacatgacatgaaagGTCACACAGAGGAGTGCGAGGTCGACTCTGGACTCATGTTTTTTGTGCATCAGGGGCTGATTTGTTCTTCGAGCGTCACGTGACCGGCCTGTACCGCCGCGGTGCATCGTGGGAGGTGGAGAGGACGGCGGGAGCCAGTGAGACGTTTGACGCCGTCGTCCTGACGATGCCGGTCCCTCAGATCCTGCAGCTGCAGGGAGACGTGGGACAGCGTGAGTCtttgtgtgttcattcattcatttattctctGTGAGTACAGACAATCAAATTCACTGATGTTGTGCATCTGCTGCAATGATGTGTTTTCACCACACGGGGGCAGAAGAAGGTTTAAATAAGatgctgtgacatcacacacacacacacacaccatgctcCCAGTGCTCtagatgatgatgtcatctttAGCTCCTCTGATTGGCTCAGAGGAGACAACACCCATTTCCtcttcactgtgtgtctgtgtgtctgtgtctgtctgtgtgtctgtctgtctgcctgtgtgtctgtgtgtgtgtgtgtctgtgtgcctgtgtgtcggtctgtgtgtctgtgtctgcccatctgtgtgtgtgtgtctgtctgtctgtgtgtgtgtctgtgtgtctgtctctgtctctgtgtgcctgtgtgtctgtctgcctatgtgtctgtctgtgtgtctgtctgtctgtgtgtgtgtgcgtgtgtctgtctgtgtgtgtgagtgtgtgtgtctgtctgtctgtctgtctgtctgtgtgtgtgagtgtgtgtgtgtgtgtgtgtctctgtgtgcctgtgtgcctgtgtgtctgtgtgtgtgtgtgtgtgtctcttttaaaaacataataaactaaaatgcgatgttgtgttttttgtgtgctcTGACAGTGAAACCTtgtgaattaaaaatgtaataataagtTTTTACGGCAGTATTTAGTCAATACTTTCTATCCAAGTAGAACAAAGAGTTATAACAAATCTGAAATATCAACTATTCAAACAAAATACTGTTGTATTTCTAATACGAATTTGGAAACAACAGAAGACGTGTTTTATGAATGTGAGACTGTCGTGTCTCCACGACTTTATATCGTCCAGTTCCAGAAACACTGACTTCTGGTCGTCTCACAATATTCAAATAGGAGTAatcctcacaaacaaagttccATGTTTTTATTGGTGTGTGTATACAAAACAACAGAAGGCACTTACACACATTCAACGTCTGTATACACCCTTAGATTGACATGTTTTTAGAAACAAACAACGATCACAGAAACATTATAGCtaagatgaaataataataataaaagaaagagagaagaaaaggggggtggggggtgatagaggattacattacattgttgCAAAAGAATCATAAACAGTTGCCATTTATTGTTCAAGTTTCCCCTTCTTGACTATCTCGTCCTCTTTAGTTTTAAAGAGGACATAGTCTCTTTAATCCATTGTGTGCTGGAAGGAGCTGTTGTGGATTTCCAGTGAAGAAGAAAGGATGAGTTTTTAGTGAATAATCTTATTATCACAACATTTGACATACATAAATGTCCGTATGCCGTCTCGGCCTGCTCTTAAGAATGAACTCTCCCTGTTACATAAAACcctgaaacaaataaatagtcCCCGTGCAAACAAACTACAGGACAACGTACAGAATATAGCAGAATTGAACCTTTCCTAAACCTCTTGTATGTAATTATTATGATTTGTTTAGttgtattatttttagtttcatttatttatctttctaTTTTGCACTTCTCATTCTTTCCTTCATTGTAAATatgctgtttgtctgttttagaATTGTGATTTATCTCTTTGTGTTGATGTGAGTTTGTCATCATTCTTatgttaaataaagctttaaaaacaaacaaacaaaacctggCTCATTGCCTCATTTAATGACGCTTAATCTGAGAAACAGTTCTCGGAATGCACCTGggctaaccctgtgtgtgtgtgtgtgtgtgtgtgtctcagtgctgtctgtccagcagagggagctccTGCAGGACGTGGTGTACTCGTCCCGCTTCGCCCtcgctctcttcttctctccagaCGTCGTCTTCAGTTTTTCGTGGGCGGCTCGTTACGTTAGCGACAACGACTGCATCCGCTACGTCGCCGTGGAGACGCGCAAACGCAACGCAGGTACACTGACCTGTGTCCTCTCACCCGTCTGTCCCCTGTCCTCTGACCTGCCTGACCTGTCCTCTAACCTGTGTGTCCTCTCAGACTGTCTGGGTCTCGGTCCGTCCCTCGTCGTCCACACCAGCGTCCAGTTTGGCGAGCAGCACGTGGAGCGAGACAAGGACGACGTCCAGCCAATCATCTTGCAGGAGTTGCACAAGCTCCTCCCTGATCTGCCTCAGCCAATGAGCATCAAGTGTCAGAAGTGGCGTTACTCCCAGGTGAGCGGTCACACTTGAGAAATCCTCTGAGTGAAGGGTGTGTCTGATTCtcggctcctccccctctcagGTGCTGACCGCGGTGCGGGACAGTCCAGGTCACATGACCGTCCTCGAGCAGCCACCGCTCGTTTGCGCCGGCGACGCCTTCACTCACTCTAACTTTGACGGCTGCGTGGAGTCAGCTCTGAGCGCGCTCAGAGCTCTGAAGGCCTCGCTGTGACACGCCCCCTACCTGCCGACCCCGGGGCTGAcatcaataatcaatattatttatatttaaggtGATtgatcttttcatttttaataaatttatCAATGAAGTTTcgttttctgtatttttgtcataaatcaatagatttttttttttacttaaaccAGGTTTAATTTAACCAAGCCTGGTTTAAGTAAAACTGGGTCCACGCTTGGTGAAAGCTAAACCTGGGTTAACTTCAACCAAACCAGGTTCAGGTTAAACTAATTGTAATCAGGTTAAGTTTTAACCCAACTTGTTGAATGATCAACCTGGGTGAACCTGAAATACGTCAGGATTAACTTCGACCAAACCAGGTTTAAATGGAAATGATTTCAATTTATAAACCTTGTGTGGTTAACTTAAACCTAAGTTAACCACAGAAGGTTGAGCCTAAAGTTAATCCAGGTAAAACAGTGTGTTAGTAGGTTAGTGATGTTTAGCAGCAGTTAACTTATTAACCAGAGATGCTTTTATGTGAGAAGATGAATCAGAACATGATGCTGCACTTTTTTTCTATGCGTGCATGTGCGTCCCAGTTCTTCAGTGGAGCTGCAGCGGTGCATTGTGGgtgaaaagcacacacacacacagagactgtttATAAATAGTTTATTCACTTTACAgcgtttttatttcattataaaaCAAGGAGGGAATAAAAGACCAGGGGGAGGAGTCAGTTTAACACGTTTCCATGGTGATACAGGTTCACCTGGTCAAATCAACAACAATCGTGACGAACGAAAACACTTGAATCTGTCGTCACACGTCTGTTTCCACGACGAccacctgttagcttagcattcaACATGTTAGTGTGAAAGCCGTTAGCTTTGACCTCAGGAAGTTAGCATGACAGCATTAGCTTTAGCGTGATAGCAAAGACATGTGACTTCACTACGTTAGCATGAAAGCATGTCTGGAAAGTGATATGGGGCCTGTTAGCTTTAGCCATAAGCAGGCTGTTGGCATTGGCATGGGACCTGTTAGCTTAGTGCTAAGACTTTAACATGATAGCAAGACCTGGTACTTGTTAGCTTTAAGCCTGATGTTAGCATGACATGGATTCTGTTAACGTTAGCCTCAGAATGTTAGCATGACAAGGGTTCTGTTAGCCTCAGGATGTTAGCATGATATGGGTTCTGTTAGCCTCGGGATGTTAGCATGACATGGGTCGTGTTAGCCTCAGGATGTTAGCATAAATGTATCCAGAGTTTCACagctttttgtttgtgaaaTGAACGTGAACGTTAAAAACTAAACAGACTTTGCAGCGTTAACGTGAGCTTAAACTGCTAGCtagctgaaatgttttttttgtcaaccaAAACGTCTGTCCACACGGTGTCCTCAGTGAGGCGGCGGAGAAACGTCACAGAAGATCTGACGAGTTttgaaatgtggaaaaaaacatgacgCCCCCTTTCTTTGATGTTTCAGATTGAGGGAGGGCTAATGTGAGCGCACCTGAGACAGGGCGTGCACAGAGACACGCTAACCTCACTGATCACGACAAAAAGCTTATTTTAACGAACTTCTCCGACATGATGACGGCTGaactgctgccacctgctggtccgAGGACGACAGAGCTCTCACACAAACTCGTCGGTTTAATGCTCGGTGGTGGGTGTGGCCTGAGGCGGGGGACAGGACGGACTTGTCCCCGAGCTCCCAGAGTTTGGACGGAGTACTGATGTGATCTGATCGGTGGGTAAAGCTAATGGAGCCACAGCATAGCTCCGCCCACATTCAGAGTGAATGAGCAGCGATATTTAAGGATCGGTCGAACGTCGGACTCGTGAGTGCGGCGTTACTGCGTGTGCCGGACCCGTTAGCTAGAGGACGCTGTCTTCAGTCTTTTGTAGCATTTTCAAACGTTGCATGAATGCGAAACAAATCTACGATGTTCGGCCTGGAGGAACCCGGAGCTAAAAGAACTGCTTTTCCTGACGTCCTGTATAAAGTGCTAACCCCGCCCACCTGGTGTTAGCAGGAATGTTCTAACGTTAACGTGAAAATCAAAACATGTGAAAGTgattgaacagaaatgatgattGACATCGTCACATTTGAACTAAAGCTTTAACAAAGTCTCTTTGTGCGCTAATCCAGGCCGGACCAGGTCCAGACTGGTCTGAACTGAACTAGGAGGATTTTTGACAACTGACAACAAAAACTCGCTGACGAGGACAAAAATCTAAACCCACTGATACGTTTGATCAGCGTTGAGTTTGTGGACACTTATTTTGGACGTTATCGCACAAAGAGCCAATGACCAAATGCAAGACGTAGAGTTTCCTCGTCAGCAAGGAAAGGACGGAAGGAAAGGACAGTAGGACCATGGGGAGCCGGGATTTATCACTAAAGACATCTACTCAATATTCAAGTTTGACCCGGTCACTGTCCACTCGTCCGTCTTCTGTCCGTCAGGTGATTGTCCAGGTGTGCACCGAGGTGTGGGAGGGGCGTGTCTTATATTCTGATCTCAGTCTTATGTATCAGTTCTGGTCCGGTGGGTATAATCCCCGTCAGAGTGTGGGGGTTCATGTGgatacaaatatatatgtatgtacatacatcctgtgtatatgtgtgtgtttgtgggtcagACTTTTGTGATCTGGTCTCGGTCGTCCTCTTCAAAAGGCTCGTTCTCCGGGTCCGAGTCCGTTGTGTCAGAGTAGCGGTAGTGATCCGGTTCATTGTCGCTGACGTCCGGGGTCAACGAGGACGACGTGCTACTCGCGTCACAGTTCCCGCCCTCCTCCACCGTCTTTGTGAAGAACAGCTTCACCTGAAAGGAGGGGCAAGACTGTCAGGGTCAAGAACCCACAGAACCCTCAGAACCCACAGTCTACAGAACTCTCAGAGCCTACAGAACCCTCAGAGCCTACAGAACCTAAAGAACCCTCTGAGCCTACAGAACCCACAGAACTCTCAGGACCTACAGAACTCTCAGAGCCTACAGAATATTCAGAACTCGCAAAACCCACAGAGCCTACAGAACTCTCAGAACTTACAGAGCCCTCAGAACCCTCGGAGCCTACAGAACCCTCAGAACCACAGAGCCTACAGAACTCTCATAACCTACAGAACTCTCAGAACTTACAGAGCCCTCAGAACCCTCAGAGCCTACAGAACTCTCAGAACCTACAGAACCCTCAGAACCACAGAGCCTACAGAACTCTCATAACCTACAGAGTCCTCAGAACTCTCAGAGCCGCCAGGACCCACATAACTCTCAGAACCTACAGAACTCTCAGGACCTACAGAGCCCTCAGAGTCTACAGAACTCTCAGAGTCTACAGAGCCTACAGAACCCTCAGAACCCCCAGAGCCTACAGAAGTTTCAAAACCTACAGAACTTTCATAACCTACAGAGCCCTCAGAACTCTCAGAGCCTCCAGAAGCCTACAGAACTCTCAGAACCTTCAGAACCTACAGAACCCACAGAGCCTACAGAACTCTCAGACCTCTCAGGACCCTCA from Solea solea chromosome 21, fSolSol10.1, whole genome shotgun sequence includes the following:
- the rnls gene encoding renalase; protein product: MSRVLIVGAGLTGSVCACLLRRELQSKVQIVVWDKARGSGGRMSTSRPPDPSSLSADLGAQYITATAAYAKSHSSLYSELLSSGLLQPLIAPVEGLNDKVDSENFVTPHGMSSVVKHFLSQSGADLFFERHVTGLYRRGASWEVERTAGASETFDAVVLTMPVPQILQLQGDVGQLLSVQQRELLQDVVYSSRFALALFFSPDVVFSFSWAARYVSDNDCIRYVAVETRKRNADCLGLGPSLVVHTSVQFGEQHVERDKDDVQPIILQELHKLLPDLPQPMSIKCQKWRYSQVLTAVRDSPGHMTVLEQPPLVCAGDAFTHSNFDGCVESALSALRALKASL